The Pseudomonas bijieensis DNA window AGGTCAACCAGTTGACGACCCTCGACGGTGAGAACCGCGCCACCACCCGCTGGATCATTACCCTGCTGCCACGCCAGAGCGGCACCGTGATCATTCCCCCGCTGCAACTGGGCGAGGTGACCAGCCAGCCGATCACCTTGCAAGTGATCGAAAGCGAAACCCGCAACGCATCGGGGACCCTGGCGCCGGTGTTCATCGAGGCCAGTCTCGACCAGACCCACGTGTACGTGCAGGCCCAGGCGATCCTGACCCTGCGCATCTACCATTCGGTGTCGCTGTACGACGACAGCAGCCTGACGCCGTTGCACATCCCCGATGCTCGCACCGAACAACTGGGCGAATCGCGCACTTATGAAAAGGTCATCAACGATGTGCGCCACGGCGTGATCGAACTGCGCTACGGCATCTACCCGCAGCGCAGCGGTGAACTGACGATTCCGGCCCAGACCTTCAGCGCCACCCTGGTCGAGCCGGTGGCCCAGGACGCGGTGCCTTCGGGGCCGAAACCCGGCCAACTGATGCGCGTCAGTTCCGAGCAACTGCGGCTGACCGTCAACCCCAAGCCCGCCAGCTACCCAGCCGATGTGCCCTGGCTGCCAGCACGCAGTCTGTCCTTGAGCGAGAGCTGGAGCCCCGAACCGACTCACAGCCAGGTCGGCGATTCCCTGACCCGCAGCCTGACCCTGGAAGCCGAAGGCCTGGCCAGTGCCCAGTTGCCGCCCCTCCCGGCCACCGAGATCAATGGCTTGCGGCGCTATCCGGACCAGCCGGTACTCAGCAGCCGCAGCAGTGAACGCGGGCTGGTGGGCAGCCGCGAAGACCGCGAGGCGCTGGTGCCCAACCGCAGCGGCACCATCGAATTGCCACCGGTGGAAGTGGTCTGGTGGAACACCCTGGAAGACCACCTGGACCGCACCAGCCTGCCGGCGCGGACCCTGCAAGTGGCGAACAACCCAAACCTGATGGTGGATACGCCGGCGGGTACGGCGCAGATCGTGACGACGGTCGACAGCGAGACCCTGTGGTATTGGCAACTGAGCACTTTCATCCTGGCTTGCACGACACTGCTCGGCTTTGGCTTGTGGTGGCGCGCCCGTTGGCAACCGGCCATCCTGCGCTCGACCCAGGCCGGGCCGAGCCCGCGCACTCTGCTGGACGACCTCAAGCGCGCCTGCCTGGCCAACGATCCACACGCCACCCGCCAGGCCCTGGACGCCTGGGCCCGGCAGCAACCGGAAACCCTGGCCGACATGGCCGCGCGGTTCGTGCCGTTGTCCGACGCCCTCGACGGCCTCAACGGCGCGCTCTACAGCGAAACCGGCCAGCATTGGCAAGGCGAAGACCTGTGGCGGGCCATTCGCACCATCCCGCCCACCGAAGGGGCGCTGGATTCGGCCGGTGATTCGGGATTGCCGCCGCTTTATCCTAAATAAACCGCTCCTTTTTTGTAGCTTTCGAGCTTTTGAGCTTTCGAGCTTTTGAGCTTTTGAGCTTTTGAGCTTTTGAGCTTTTGTGGCGAGGGAGCTTGCTCCCGCTCGATTGCGCAGCAATCGCAAAACAAGGGCCGCTGCGCAGCCCAGCGGGAGCAAGCTCCCTCGCCACAGGATTGCGCTGCAGCAGATACCTCGAAGTTGAACAAGTCCTCCCCCCCCAGTTTCCCAGTAAACTCTGCTTCTTTTAGCCGCCCTCCTCTTCACCGCGGCCATCATCTGTTTCCTGGAGTTTACCTTGCGTCTGTTTCACACCTCCGACTGGCACCTGGGGCAAAACCTGCACGGCCAGGAGCGCGATTTCGAACACGCCTGTTTCCTCGACTGGCTGCTGCGTCAGCTGACCCACGAAAAACCCGACGTACTGCTGATCGCCGGGGATATCTTCGACACCGTCAACCCACCGGTCAAAGCCCAGGAGCGGCTGTACGATTTCATCGTCAGCGCCCATGAACAAAACGCCAACCTGACCATCGTGATGATCGCCGGCAACCATGACTCCGGCTCGCGGATCGAGTTGCCGGCGCCGCTGATGCGCCGCTTGCGCACCCACGCCCTGGGCCGGGTGTTGTGGCTGGACGACGGTCAATTGGATGTCGAGCGCCTGCTGCTGCCATTGCCCGACGCCAAGGGCAAGGTCAAGGCGTGGTGCCTGGCCCTGCCGTTCCTGCGGCCCGCCGAAGTCACCGGCGCGCAACTGGGTGACGACTACCTGCGCGGTATCGGCCAGGTCCATGAATGGCTGATCGCCGCCGCCAACAGCAAGCGCAAGAAAGGCCAGGCCCTGATCGCCATCAGTCACGCACACATGGCCGGCGGTTCGGTGTCCGAGGATTCCGAACGCAGCCTGATCATCGGCAACGCCGAGGCCCTGCCCGCCAGCCTGTTCGGCCCCACCATCAGCTACGTCGCCCTCGGCCACTTGCACAAGCCGCAGAAGGTCAACGGTGAAGAACGGATCCGCTACAGTGGCTCGCCGATCCCGCTGTCATTCTCGGAGATCGGCTATCAGCATCAGATCCTCGACATCACCCTGGACGGCGACACCCTGGTCAAGGTCGAGCCACGCCTGATTCCCCGGGCCGTCAACCTGCAACGCCTGGGTCCGGCACCGCTGGCCGAGATCCTGGCGCAGCTCAAGGACCTGCCCGACATCGACCTGCTAGCCGACATCCATCGTCAACCCTGGCTGGAAGTGCGGGTGCGCCTCGACGAACCGCAACCCGACCTGCGTCACCAGGTTGAAACCGCGTTGCAAGGCAAGGCCGTACGCCTGGTACGGATCGCTGCCGAATACGCCGGCAACGGTGGCACCGGCAGTGCCGATGACGGCGGCGCGCTGGTGGAGCTGGATCAGCTCAGCCCGCAGGAGCTGTTCAGCCGCGCCTGGCTGGACACCTACGGCAACGAAGTGGACGAACAGACCCTCAAGGATTTTGCCGTGCTGTTGCAAGACGTGCAGATGGAGAGCGAGCAACCATGAAGATTCTCGCGATCCGCCTCAAGAACCTGGCGTCCCTGGCCGGGCCTTTTGAAATCGATTTCACCGCCGAACCCTTGGCCAGCGCCGGCCTGTTCGCCATCACCGGCCCCACCGGTGCCGGCAAGAGCACCCTGCTCGACGCCTTGTGCCTGGCGCTGTTCGGCGCCGTGCCACGTCTCAATAACACCGGACGCGACGCCAAGGTGCCGGACGTCGATGGCGAAATCGCCACAGGCGACCCGCGCACGCTATTGCGCCGTGGTACCGGCGATGGTTATGCCGAAGTGGATTTTCGCGGCATCGACGGGCGCCGCTATCGGGCCCGCTGGGAAGCCAATCGCGCCCGGGAAAAGGCCGGTGGCAAGTTGCAAGCCAGCCGCCAGAGCCTGCGGGACCTGGACAACGATCAACTGCTGGCGAGCCAGAAAGGCGAGTACAAGGCCCAGCTCGAAGCCGCCCTGGGCCTGAATTTCGAACAGTTCACCCGCGCCGTGCTGCTGGCCCAGAGCGAGTTCAGCGCGTTCCTCAAGGCCGATGACAACGATCGCAGCGAACTGCTGGAAAAACTCACCGACACCGCCCTGTACACCCGCCTCGGCCGCCGTGCCTTCGACAAGGCCAAGCAAGCCAAGGAAACCCACAAGCAGTTGCAGGACCAGGCTACCGGCGTGACACCGCTGGCCCCGGAGGCCCGGGCCGAGCTGGACCAGCGCTTCAACGACGCCCAGCAACAACTCAAGGCCCAACAGGCACAACTCAAGCAGTTGGAGTTGCAACACACCTGGCTCAAGGACCTGCGCCAGTTGCAGGACGAACAGACCAGCGCCGCCGAGCAGCTGCAACAGGCCCAGGTCGATTGGGATGCGCTGGCCGACGAACGCCTGAAATTGACGCGCCTGGAACAACTGGCGCCCCAGCGGCATCAGTTCATTCGTCAGACGGAACTGACCCGCCAGCTCGAACCGTTGGCGGTGCAGATCCAGCAACTCACCCAGCAGCAGATCGACTTGCAGGCACAGCAGACCACGCTGGAGAAGGACCTGGCCAATGCGCAACTGGCACTGACCACCGCTCGCCAGCACAGCAGCGACAGCGCGCCGTTGCTGCGTCAGGCCTTCGACGAGCAAAGTACCCTCACCCGCCTCGCCAGGGACGTCAGCCAGAGCGCCGAGCGCCAGGAACAGGCGCAACAAGCTTGCAGCGAAGGCCAACGCACGATTGACAGCCTGCTCGAACAGCAAAGGCTGGTGGCCGAGCGCTTGCAGCGGATCGCCGGCGAACTTGAACAAAGCACGCACCTGGCACCGCTGAGCGATGCCTGGAACGCCTATCGCGATCGCCTCCAACAACTGATGCTGATCGGCAATCGCTTGAACAAGGGCCAGGCCGAACTCACCGCCCTGGAACAAAGCGCCGCGCGCGCCTTCGAGGCGCTGGCAAACCAGCGACAAAACCTCGAAGTGCTCTATAAAGAAGCCGGCGCTGAACCGGAAGCGGTGGCCGAACAGATCCAGTTGCTCGGCAACCTGCTGCAAGACAACCGCAAGCAACTACGCGCCTTCGAAGACCTGACCCGGTTGTGGGCCAGTCAGCAAGAGTTGGACAAACGCGGGGCCGAGCTTGAGCAGCGCCAGCAACGAGCGCTGCAGGAACGTGACCGGCTGGTGCGTGAAGGCGGCGAAGCCAAGGCCGAACTGACCATTGCCGAACAGACCCTGACCGTCACCCGGGAACTGCTGGAGCGTCAGCGCCTGGCCCGCAGTGAAAGCGTCGAGCAACTGCGCGCGCAGTTGCAGGACGAGCAACCGTGCCCGGTGTGCGGCAGCGTCGAGCATCCTTACCATCAGCCCGAAGCCCTGCTGCAAAGCCTCGGGCGCTTCGATGAAACCGAAGAGGCCAACGCCCGCAAGGTCGTCGACCTGCTCAATGAAAAAGTCATCGACCTGCGGGCCCAATACAGTGGCGTCATCGCCCAACTCAAGGAGCTCAAGCAGCAGCAGGAACAACTCGCCGCCCAGCAACAAAGCCTGGCGCCCAGCCTTGAAGCCCACCCGCTGTCGACGCAATTGCTGGCCCAGGATTCGAACAAACGCGACGCCTGGCTGGCGCAGCAGAACAGCCAGTTGCACCAGCACATCAACCAGGACGAACAACGGCAAACCGCCCTGCTGACCCTGCAACAGGACGCCGCGCGCCTGGCGCAGCAACTGCGCAATGCCGAAACGGCCAGCCAGCAGGCATCACAGCAACTGAGCAATCAGCAGCAGGAACTGGCCCGTGATCGCCAGCGCCTGGACGATGAATTGCATCACTTCAGCGCTTTGTTGCCAGCAGACACGTTGCAAGCCTTGCGCACCGAGCCCGCCGCCACCTTCATGCAGCTCGATCAGCAAATCGCCCAACGCCTGGAGCAATTGGAACAGCAGCGTGACGAATTCGGCGAACAACTCCAGCGTCAGCAAACCCTGGAGAAGGAACAGGACCGCCAGCAGACCCGCGTGCAGCAATTGGAATCGGCGCAGCAGCAATTCAAGGCCCTGACCGAACAACATCACGCTTGCCAGGAAAAACTCACACACCTGCTGGGCTCATACGCCAGCGCCGAACAGTGGCAGCAACAACTCGATCAGGCCCTGGAACAGGCTCGTCTTGGCGAAGCAGCGGCCAATCAACAGCTGCAGCAATTGCGCAACAACCTCGTGCAACTGGCCGCCGAACTCAAGGCCCGGCAGGAACAGGCCCAGTCCCTGGACAGCGAACTCCAGGCCCTGGCAACGGGCATCGCGCAATGGCGCACGACCCATCCCGAACTGGACGACGCCTCCCTCGAGGCCCTGCTCAGCCTCGACGAACAGCACGTCAGCCAGTTGCGCCAACGCTTGCTCAACAGCGAGAAAGCCATCGAACAGGCCCGCGTACTGCTCACCGAACGCGAGCAGCGCCTGCAAAACCACCAGGCCCAGCACAACGGCAACCTGGCGCCCGAACAACTCGCCCAGGCCCTCGCCGACTTGCAGGCCCAATTCGCCGTCAGCGAACAGCGTTGCGCCGAATTGCGCGCCGACCAGGCCGAGGACCAGCGCCGACAGAATGCCAACCAGGCCCTGGCCCAGCAGATCGACCAGGCCTACACCGAGTACCAACGCTGGGCACGCCTGGATGCGCTGATCGGCTCGGCCACCGGCGACCGCTTCCGCAAGCTGGCCCAGGCCTACAACCTCGATTTGCTGGTGCACCACGCCAACGCCCAACTGCGGCAATTGGTGCGCCGCTATCGGCTCAAGCGCGGCGGCAGCATGCTCGGGCTGCTGGTGATGGACACGGAAATGGGCGATGAACTGCGCTCGGTGCATTCGTTGTCCGGCGGCGAGACTTTCCTGGTCTCCCTCGCCCTGGCGTTGGGCCTGGCCTCGATGGCGTCCAGCACCCTGAAGATCGAATCGCTGTTCATCGACGAAGGTTTTGGCAGCCTCGATCCTGAATCCCTGCAACTGGCGATGGACGCCCTCGACGGACTGCAGGCCCAAGGTCGCAAGGTCGCGGTGATTTCCCACGTGCAGGAAATGCACGAGCGGATCCCGGTACAGATCCAGGTCCGGCGCCAGGGCAACGGCTTGAGCACGGTGGAGGTGACATGAGCCACGCCACGCTCTATTCCTTCCGGCGCTGTCCCTACGCGATGCGGGCGCGCATGGCATTGCGCTATAGCGCGGTCGAGGTGGAGATTGTCGAGGTCAGCCTGAAGGCCAAGCCAGCCGAGATGCTCGCACTTTCCAGCAAAGGCACGGTGCCGGTGCTGCAGGTCGATGGTCGGGTGATCGATGAAAGCCTGGATATCATGCGCTGGGCCTTGGCGCAGCAGGACCCGGATAATTGGAGATTGTTCGGCGACCTCGAAGGCCAGGCGTTGACGGCAGCGTTGATCGAGGAAAACGACCAGGTGTTCAAGCTGCACTTGAATCGCTACAAATACCCCGAACGCCATCCCGAGTATCCGCAGGAACATTACCGCCGCGAGGGTGAAGACTTTCTGCGCCGCCTGGAGGCATTGCTTGCAACCCGGCCGTTTCTGGCGGCGGATCACCAGAGCCTGGCCGATGTGGCGCTGATGCCGTTCGTGCGCCAGTTCGCCCATGTCGACCGTGAATGGTTCGCCCAGGCGCCCTACCCGCGGCTACAGGACTGGTTGCAAAGGTTTCTGGAGTCCGAGCTGTTCATGGCGATAATGGCCAAGTAACTGCCCGCACACAGCCCTGTGGCGAGGGGCACTTCTGTGGGAGCAAGGCTTGCCCGCGATGCAGACGCCTCAGTCCCTGAAAAGAACCGCGTCATCGTTCATCGCGAGCAAGCTTTGCTCCCACAGAGAAAATCAACCTCCACTACGGGCAAGCCTTGCTCTCGCAAAATCTCTAAGCAGACCCACTCAGTCACTCAGCAAACTCAACAATCGCTCACGCGCCACTTCCAACTCAGCGGAATCCGGCTGAGCGGCTGAAACAATTGGAGTCGAGTAGAGAAACAGCAGCATCACTGCCAGACGCATCGCCATGGTGTCGATCCTTATCGGTAAAGGAGTCAATTTGTCAGCGCCAAATTTAAACACATGGCCAAGTGATATTACAGTAGGATTTCACTGGAAACGGCGAAGCCTGCGATCTTTTCTCTCCACCTGAACGTCAGGGAAGATGAAAAGATCGCAGGCTTCTGTCGTTGGGCGATATTTCAGTGTTGGGTCTTGTGGTCCAACGCGGCATAGAAGTTGGCGCTTTGTTGCAGGTATTTCTCGGTGTAGCTCTGGGTGCGGTTTCTTTTGTCGCTGATCTCGATGTTGGCACTGGCTGGCAGCGCCACGGTGGCGGAGATAGCGGAAGCGGCGATTACAGAGAAGAGATTCAGATTCATGGCGGTAGACCTCGGATTCAGTTGGCTGGCTTGCCCGGTTGGGCCGTGAAGCAAACTTACGCGCCGAGGCGTCTCGTCTTGAAATGCTTTGTAGTACTAGCGAATATCAGTCTCGTTGATACAACGGCGCGGGCCACGAAAAACGCGGCCTGCGGTCTATTGACGGACGATGAACTTCAGGTCGCTGGGGGCATCCACCGGCAATTTCTGCACGGTTTTACCCAGCAGGCCGGTCTTGGAATCGCGCTCGAGCACCACGATCTGGTTGCTCTTCTGGTTGGCGATCAGCAGGAACTTGCCACTCGGATCGAGACTGAACTCCCGAGGATGATCGCCTTCGACCGAGCGACGCTGAAGCTCTTTCAGCGTGCCGGCGACCGGGTCGATGGCGAACACCAGTATTTCATTGGTGGTGCCACGATTGCTGACGTAGAGAAACTTCCCGTCCCCGGAAGCATGCAGCGCGGCTGCCGCCCTACCCGGCTGAGGTTTGCCAGCCGCCAGGTCCACCAATTGGCGCTGGGTCAGGTGTCCGTCCTGGTAATCGAACACAGCCACTTGCGCGCTCATTTCCATGGTCAGCCAGGCATGCTTGCCATCGGCGCTGAACAGCAGGTGACGCGGGCCGCTGCCGGGTGGTAACTGCACGAAGGCAGGGGCGGCGGCGGTCAACGGTAGTTCGGGATTGGCCTTGGGGTCATAGCGGTAGATGAACACCTTGTCCGCCCCCAGGTCGTTGGCGAATACGTACTTGCCATCTGGAGAGGACACGGCGGCATGCACATGGGCCGACATCTGCCGCTCGGGATTGACCCGGCTCGGCTGATGGCTGCTCAACTGCACCGGGGGTGACAACTTGCCGTCAGAGGCCACCGGCAACACCGCCAGGGTGCCACCCGGGTCTTCCACCACCGAATAGTTGCTGACCAGCAAATGACGGCCATCGCCGCTGAGGCTGGAATGAGTCGGCTCGTTGCCCAGGGACTGCACCTGGTTGATCAGGCTCAGTTCGTGGGTCTTCGGGTCGATGGTGTAACTGCTGACCTTGCCCACCGGGTCTCTCTGGCCCGGACCGTTTTCGTTGACCACGAACAGCCGCGTCAGGTCGGGCGAGAGAGTCAACCACGAAGGGTTGTCCGTCTTGATGACTTGCAAGGGATTGGCATCGAGCTGGCCGGTGCGGCTGTCGAATTGCAAGCGGTAGATGCCCTGGCTCTGGCCGGCGGTGTAGGACCCCACCAGCAGTTGATGACGTTCGTTGGTATCGGCCTGAACGCCCATGGCACCCAAGCTGCCGGCCATCAACAGCGGCCAGAAACTACGCATCTTCATGTTCCTCATCCTCATCGTCGTGGCCGCTGGTCGCTTCCACGCACTCCAAGTGGTGGTCGCCCGAATCGCTGGTGATGATCCAGTGATTCTCGGCTTTGTCGAACGTCGCGGCCTGCATTTGCGTCGGCGTGAAACGCCAGTACTCGAGGGTACGGCCGTTCATGCACTCGACGTGCAATTGCTCCTGCTCGTCGAGGTAAAAATCGAACGCGTGCAACCTGTCGATAATCAGCATGTCGCAGGATTCGAGGGCGAGCAGGAGGGGGGCGGTTACGGCAGTCATGGTGATCAGTCGGTCATTGGGAAAGTTGCCATGATAACCCAATGTGGGAGTGGGCCTTGGGCCATAAGGTTCGAAAGCACTTTCGCCTGCCAGATCGCCATCGCGAGCAGGCTCGCTCCCACACTTGGATTTTCAGCGAACACAAACTCTGTATTCACTAGAGATCCCCTGTGGAAGCGAGCCTGCTCGCGATAGCTGCAGCTCATTCAACCCCGATGCAACTGCCTCACCGCGAAGGTCAGAGCGCCTCGCGCCCCGGCACCCCATCCACCAACCGCAGGATCCCCAACGGGTTGGCATTCTTCAGCGGCTCGGGCAACAGGCTGTCGGGATAGTTCTGGAAGCACACCGGACGCAGGAAACGATCGATCGCCAAAGTCCCCACCGAAGTACCACGAGCATCGGAGGTCGCCGGGTAAGGCCCGCCGTGAACCATCGAATCACACACTTCCACCCCGGTCGGATAACCGTTGAGCAGGATGCGACCGACCTTCTGTTCCAACAACGGCGTCAATTCGCTGAAGCGTTCGAAATCCGCCGGTTCGCCGATCATCGTTGCGGTCAGTTGACCGTGCAGGCCGTTCAGCGCGGCGGTCAGTTGCGCCTGGTCGGCGACTTCGACAAATACGGTGGTGGGGCCGAACACTTCTTCTTGCAGCGCTTCGTCACCCTTGATCAACAGACTGGCGTCGGCCTTGAACAGCTGCGGCTGGGCCTGGTTGCCCTGCTGCTCGCGCCCGGCCAGGCGTTCGATGCCCGGGTGAGCCAGCAGTTTTTGCAGGCCCTTGCCGTAGCTTTGCAGCGTGCCGGCGTTGAGCATGGTCTGGGGCGCCTGGTCGCCGATCAGCGCGGCGACCTGCTGGGTGAAGGCCGTGAATTGCGGCGAGCGAATACCAATCACCAGGCCCGGGTTGGTACAGAACTGACCGCAGCCCTGCACCACCGAAGCGGTCAGGTCGCGAGCGATACTTTCGGCGCGGGTCTCCAGCGCTTGCGGCAGCACGATCACTGGGTTGATGCTCGACATTTCGGCAAACACCGGAATCGGCTGTGGCCGCGCGGCCGCCATGTCGCACAAGGCACGCCCACCCTTGAGGGAGCCGGTGAAGCCCACGGCCTGGATCGCCGGATGCTTGACCAGCCACTCGCCGACGCCACCGCCGTAGATCATGTTGAACACACCGGCCGGCATCGCGGACTTTTCAGCCGCACGGATAATTGCATCGGCCACGTACTCGGCGGTCGCCATGTGCCCGCTATGGGCCTTGAATACCACCGGGCAACCGGCGGCCAGGGCCGACGCCGTGTCGCCACCGGCCGTGGAGAACGCCAGGGGGAAGTTGCTGGCGCCGAACACCGCCACCGGGCCCAGGCCGATGCGGTACTGACGCAGGTCCGGACGGGGCAACGGCGTGCGCTCCGGCAAGGCCCGGTCGATGCGCGCACCGTAGAAATCGCCACGGCGCAAGACCTTGGCGAACAGACGCATCTGGCCGCTGGTGCGACCGCGCTCGCCCTGGATCCGCGCCGCCGGCAATGCGGTTTCACGGCAGACTACGGCGACGAACTCATCGCCCAGGGCATCCAGTTCATCGGCAATGGCTTCGAGGAACTCGGCGCGACGCACCGCGCTCAGGCTGCGATAGGCCGGATAAGCAGCAGCGGCGGCCTTGGCGGCGGCGTCGACTTCTTCTGCCGTGGCCTGGATGAAATCATGGGGCAAGGCTTCGCCGGTGCTGGCGTCGACGCTCTGCAGGCGAGTCTGGCCGGCCGCACTGCGCGCCCCGCCGATGTAGTTGTGGCCAAGGATCTGGTTCATCGCAAGTCTCCTTTAAAGTGTGCCGATAGTACCCGGGTTGAACACCGCGTCCACCGGGGCAATGCCGTTGACCAGCGGCGCGCCGAACTCAGCCTGGCTGATTTCGAACACATCCCCCGGCTGCGTGCGGATGCCGTCGGCGAACGACAGGGTCGCGGTGCCGAAGAAGTGAACGTGGACATCCCCCGGGCGCAGGAACTGACTGTACTTGAAATGGTGGAATTCCAGGTTTTCCAGGCTGTGGCACATGTTCGCCTCGCCGCTGAGGAATTCGTTCTGCCACAGCACTTCGCCGTTGCGCAGGATACGACTGGTCCCGGACAGATGTTGAGGCAATTCACCCACGCGAAGTTCCGGGCCAAAACTGCAACTGCGCAATTTCGAATGGGCCAGGTACAGGTAATTCTTGCGCTCCATCACGTGGTCGGAAAACTCGTTGCCCACCGCAAAGCCCAGGCGATACGGCTTGCCGTCATGGCCGATGACATACAGGCCACTGATTTCCGGCTCCTCGCCCGCGTCTTCGGCGAACGGCGGCAGCGGGAACGGATGGCCCGGACGGACCACAATACTGCCGTCGCCCTTATAGAACCATTCCGGTTGCACACCGGCCTGCCCGGCCTCGGGCTTGCCGCCCTCCACACCCCACTTGAAGATGCGCATGGTGTCGGTCATGGTCGCTTCGTCGCCAGCCTGCTGGTGCATCTTGTCCCGGGCCGAGGCACTGCCCAGGTGGGTCAGGCCGGTGCCGCTGACCAGCAGGTGCGCCGGGTCCGGGTGGTCCAGTGGAGGCAGGATGCGCAGCTCAGCGAGCAACCGCGCGTAGTCATGGCTGGCGCCCAAGCCCAGGCTGTTGACCTGCTGCTCAAGCTTCACACCGGCCTTGATGGCCGCCAGCGCCAGGTCGCGCACGCTCCCGGCGCCCTGCACTTCCCGTACTTGCTGGCCGTCGACCACACCGACACGGCGCTCGCCGCCAGGCAATTCGAACTGAACTAAACGCATGGATTTTCTCCCTGTAAACAAAACTTGAATTCGGTGCGGTCCCCTGTGGGAGCGAGCCTGCTCGCGATGCGATCTCACAGTCGACATCATGGGTGAATGTAAAACCGCTATCGCGAGCAGGCTCGCTCCCACAGTTTGATCGGCGTCGACCCGCAAATTTATGTACGCGTTGCCCCCCGGGCGCTGGCCGCGAATTGATCCGCCGGCAGCACATGCTTGCGCTCCAGCAACCGATACACCACGCCGGTCAACACCAGGCCAAAGACCATCACACCCGACAGGAAATACAGCCCCGAAGCCAGGTTGCCGGTGTACTCCTTCAACGCGCCGATCACGAACGGCCCGATGTAACCACCCAGGTTGCCCACCGAGTTGATCAGCGCGATACCCGCCGCCGCACTGGCGCCGGCAAAGAATCGCCCGGGCAAGGTCCAGAACACCGCCGTGCAGGAAAACAGCGCGAACGCCACCAGGCACAGCGCCGCCAATTGCAACACCGGCACCGACAACCAGGCGCTGAGGAACAGGCCGATGGCGCCCAGCACGTACAACACGGCCAGGTGACCGTAGCGATCGTTCAGGCGGTCGGAACTGCGGGGAATGATCAGCAGGCCGACGATGCCGAAGATGTACGGCACCGACGACACGAAGCCGGTCACCAAATCACTGCCGCCGAACTGTTTGATCAGCGTTGGCAGCCACAAGCCCAGGCCGTAAATGCTCAAGGTCACCGGCAGATAGAACAGTGCCAGCAGCAAGACACGCTTGTCTTTCAAGGCGTGCAGCGGGTTGCCATGGCGAGTCTGACCATATTCCTGTAAGTCTTTTTTCAGCTCACCGGTCAGCCAGTCCTTCTCGGCCTGGTCCATCCATTTCACTTGTTGCGGGCCATCCGGCAGGTAACGCAGCACCGGCCAGGTCAACAGCACCGCTGGCAGGCCGATGACGATGAACAGCCACTGCCAGCCGTGCAGGCCAAGGATGCCGTCCATGCCCAGCAAGCCACCGGACACCGGGCCGGTGATCATCATCGCGATGGGTTGGGAAAGAATGAACAGGCCCAGGATCTTGCCGCGATGGCGCACCGGAAACCATTGGGTGATGTAGTACAGCACGCCCGGGAAGAACCCGGCTTCGGCCGCGCCCAGCAAAAAGCGCATCACATAGAAGCTATGCGGGCCTTGGACGAACGCCATGCCGATGGTGATGGCGCCCCAGGTGATCATGATCCGGGCGAACCAGCGCCGGGCTCCGAAGCGTTCGAGCATCAGGTTGCTGGGGATCTCCAGCAGGAAATACCCGATGAAAAACAGCCCTGCGCCCAGGCCGTAGGCGGCATCGCCAATACCGATGTCAGCGCCCATGTGCAGCTTGGCAAAGCCCACGGCGGAGCGGTCTACATAGGCGATCAGGTACAGCAGGATCAGGAAGGGAATCAGTTTCAGCGTGATGCGACGAATAAGCCGCAATTCCTGGCTCATGGGACCGGTCTCCGATTGTTGTTGTTATGGAACCTCGGGGGATTTCTCTCGCGAATGACC harbors:
- a CDS encoding glutathione S-transferase; amino-acid sequence: MSHATLYSFRRCPYAMRARMALRYSAVEVEIVEVSLKAKPAEMLALSSKGTVPVLQVDGRVIDESLDIMRWALAQQDPDNWRLFGDLEGQALTAALIEENDQVFKLHLNRYKYPERHPEYPQEHYRREGEDFLRRLEALLATRPFLAADHQSLADVALMPFVRQFAHVDREWFAQAPYPRLQDWLQRFLESELFMAIMAK
- a CDS encoding lactonase family protein encodes the protein MKMRSFWPLLMAGSLGAMGVQADTNERHQLLVGSYTAGQSQGIYRLQFDSRTGQLDANPLQVIKTDNPSWLTLSPDLTRLFVVNENGPGQRDPVGKVSSYTIDPKTHELSLINQVQSLGNEPTHSSLSGDGRHLLVSNYSVVEDPGGTLAVLPVASDGKLSPPVQLSSHQPSRVNPERQMSAHVHAAVSSPDGKYVFANDLGADKVFIYRYDPKANPELPLTAAAPAFVQLPPGSGPRHLLFSADGKHAWLTMEMSAQVAVFDYQDGHLTQRQLVDLAAGKPQPGRAAAALHASGDGKFLYVSNRGTTNEILVFAIDPVAGTLKELQRRSVEGDHPREFSLDPSGKFLLIANQKSNQIVVLERDSKTGLLGKTVQKLPVDAPSDLKFIVRQ
- a CDS encoding DUF5629 family protein; this encodes MTAVTAPLLLALESCDMLIIDRLHAFDFYLDEQEQLHVECMNGRTLEYWRFTPTQMQAATFDKAENHWIITSDSGDHHLECVEATSGHDDEDEEHEDA
- a CDS encoding aldehyde dehydrogenase (NADP(+)) translates to MNQILGHNYIGGARSAAGQTRLQSVDASTGEALPHDFIQATAEEVDAAAKAAAAAYPAYRSLSAVRRAEFLEAIADELDALGDEFVAVVCRETALPAARIQGERGRTSGQMRLFAKVLRRGDFYGARIDRALPERTPLPRPDLRQYRIGLGPVAVFGASNFPLAFSTAGGDTASALAAGCPVVFKAHSGHMATAEYVADAIIRAAEKSAMPAGVFNMIYGGGVGEWLVKHPAIQAVGFTGSLKGGRALCDMAAARPQPIPVFAEMSSINPVIVLPQALETRAESIARDLTASVVQGCGQFCTNPGLVIGIRSPQFTAFTQQVAALIGDQAPQTMLNAGTLQSYGKGLQKLLAHPGIERLAGREQQGNQAQPQLFKADASLLIKGDEALQEEVFGPTTVFVEVADQAQLTAALNGLHGQLTATMIGEPADFERFSELTPLLEQKVGRILLNGYPTGVEVCDSMVHGGPYPATSDARGTSVGTLAIDRFLRPVCFQNYPDSLLPEPLKNANPLGILRLVDGVPGREAL
- the araD1 gene encoding AraD1 family protein; this encodes MRLVQFELPGGERRVGVVDGQQVREVQGAGSVRDLALAAIKAGVKLEQQVNSLGLGASHDYARLLAELRILPPLDHPDPAHLLVSGTGLTHLGSASARDKMHQQAGDEATMTDTMRIFKWGVEGGKPEAGQAGVQPEWFYKGDGSIVVRPGHPFPLPPFAEDAGEEPEISGLYVIGHDGKPYRLGFAVGNEFSDHVMERKNYLYLAHSKLRSCSFGPELRVGELPQHLSGTSRILRNGEVLWQNEFLSGEANMCHSLENLEFHHFKYSQFLRPGDVHVHFFGTATLSFADGIRTQPGDVFEISQAEFGAPLVNGIAPVDAVFNPGTIGTL
- a CDS encoding MFS transporter; translated protein: MSQELRLIRRITLKLIPFLILLYLIAYVDRSAVGFAKLHMGADIGIGDAAYGLGAGLFFIGYFLLEIPSNLMLERFGARRWFARIMITWGAITIGMAFVQGPHSFYVMRFLLGAAEAGFFPGVLYYITQWFPVRHRGKILGLFILSQPIAMMITGPVSGGLLGMDGILGLHGWQWLFIVIGLPAVLLTWPVLRYLPDGPQQVKWMDQAEKDWLTGELKKDLQEYGQTRHGNPLHALKDKRVLLLALFYLPVTLSIYGLGLWLPTLIKQFGGSDLVTGFVSSVPYIFGIVGLLIIPRSSDRLNDRYGHLAVLYVLGAIGLFLSAWLSVPVLQLAALCLVAFALFSCTAVFWTLPGRFFAGASAAAGIALINSVGNLGGYIGPFVIGALKEYTGNLASGLYFLSGVMVFGLVLTGVVYRLLERKHVLPADQFAASARGATRT